TTTTTACAATTACTTTAAGCGCCTGTAGCCCAGCGTTAGGAGGTTTGCAACGTTATGCTGATGCGGTGGATGGTTATCAATTCTTGTATCCTAATGGTTGGATGGCAGTGGATGTACAAAATGCTTCCGATGGAGTTGATGTAGTATATCGTGATTTTATTGAGCGCACGGAAAATTTGAGCGTTATTATTAGTGAAGTAAGTCAGGAAAAGGATTTAGCCGATTTAGGCACTCCTAGTGAGGTAGGTTATCGTTTTATGGAGATGGTTAACCAAAATACTGAATCAGGAAGGGAAGCAGAGTTAATTTCTGCTGAAAAAAGACAAGTCGATCTAAAAGATTATTACATCTTAGAGTATCGAGTTAAATTAGGAGAAGACCAATATCGTCATAATTTGGCTAGTGTTGTTACCGCAAAAGGAAAACTTTATACCTTCAATATTTCTACCACCGAAGGGCGCTGGGATAATGTGTCAGAATTATTTAAAGTGGTGACTAATTCTTTTCATCTTGGTTAATATTAACCTCTGAATAACTAGATCCGTCGGACTTACGCAAAAATTATCAAAATAGTTTTTTGTTCAATATTAATC
This window of the Cyanobacterium sp. T60_A2020_053 genome carries:
- a CDS encoding photosystem II reaction center PsbP family protein, coding for MIKRFIGLLLVLFTITLSACSPALGGLQRYADAVDGYQFLYPNGWMAVDVQNASDGVDVVYRDFIERTENLSVIISEVSQEKDLADLGTPSEVGYRFMEMVNQNTESGREAELISAEKRQVDLKDYYILEYRVKLGEDQYRHNLASVVTAKGKLYTFNISTTEGRWDNVSELFKVVTNSFHLG